The sequence tctccggccgtgaaagccttcgacaatacatttccaGCATCCATCATGAGCAACCTTCCAAAGCTGTAATTGTATGCTCATTTATTTGGGAGGAAACCCCACcaaactgagtgggagagtgaactGGCTTGTTTAATTTACAGATGACCATGTATGCCTGTAATCTCAAGCACACATGCTTGTGATTCCTACTGAACTCAGTGGCACTTTTTGTCAACATACTCACCCTATTTGGTTGTAAACATCTAAGACAGACAAGGGGGAATGGGGGAGCAGTGCAGCTGCTCAGGGGCTTCAGGGGATGGGAAAGGCCAGGCTTTTTTCTGGCAGTACATGCCAGTATGCAGTGCTGGGACCTCATTTGGCTGGCAGGCTTGGGCCAAAGATGGCAGACATCATGAATGGCACCAcctcttttttaaagaagaaaaagcacAGGGAAAGGATTAAACCCTTCATCTGTAACAGCTTGCTCCTATGTGTGTTTACTCACAAACAAGCCCCCATATTCAACAATTATCCAAACAAAGAGAGTAACGTGGTTAGTAACCCTAGAAGCAGAAAAAGCTCACGTAAACTTACTAACAAACCTATTATACTAGCCTCCTTCCAGGAGTCcagcattttccctccctctaaaatagagttCAACAAGTGCTACAACACAACAGACCCTACAACATTCAATAATGATTAAATATAAATTGCTGATGCTATGGTGCTGTTATAAAAATATACATTATTGCACATTCATCccaaagtgcaaatgcatagttAGCACCATAAAAACACAAGTCCTTTAAATTTGATATACAAGAGTCATGAGCACTATGTATCCAAATCTGGAGAATCCAAGTAATATTTACTCCTACGGAGATGACTCCAAGTGGCTGTGAAAAGTTCCAAGACGACAAATATTGATCCTCTTAGTCCTCTGACAAGGTTGTCTAGATCATGGTTAGTCCGTTTCAAGTTtcatctttctcaaagagtacaCAGACAAAATTTTCATTTATGGCAAGATCTCTCATAAACCAATTGGTATCTTCATTCAGTAACATCAACAGATGATGTTGGATACATAGTGTGCTACATTTGGTATAACACGTTTGTTAGTAAGtttacgtggttttttttctGCCCATATTCAACAAGGCTTATTCTTAGATTTTGCAGTAGTCTGAATCTCCCATTTTGGGGGGGGTGCCTAGAgtagatttagggttgccaacagcctgtaGAAAAatatgtcctgcccctttaacataGCCTTAATAGGATGATATTTACCAGGTAATGTTATTTATCTTTTACTAGAAAAGCTTCTCCTGccaatttccacacattaagcatcTAGTAAACGGACTGGACTTGTTTTCTCCATGTTGTTAGCAGCCCAAAGTAGATTGTGTGCAAATTAGTCCTTTTAACACCCGTGCCTTTGCAGTCTGAGGTGAAGTTTTATTTCCCGACAGTAAGCTCCATTGACTTCATAGGACGTGTTGCTAAGTAAAAAGTATCCCTTGGCTTTAACAAAGATCGTAGGAAAGCTGTGCTGGTTCGTCTTAAAATTCGAAAATAGCAGCGGAGCAATATATGGAGCAACCAAAGTAAGCGAACGAGCTTTTGTTTTCCCGGAATCTTCATGAAGCGGCCCAACGAAGAGCTCCTGGAACCTTTACTCGAAGGCGATGGACGGCCGCCACTGGAGGGAGCCACGACACAAACCTAGACTTTTATCCTGGCGTGGCGAAGTGGTTTGGGCCTCGGGAGCTGCCGTAGCGGACCGGAAGCGCGATCGCCATGGCGCTGGGTTCGGAGACGCTGTCGGAGCGGTCGGTGCAGCTTGCGGTGTTCTTGGCCTTCGCTTCGGGGGTGCTGGTGGGCTGGCAGGCGAACCGAGTGCGGAGGCGCTACCTGGATTGGAGGAAGCGGCGGCTGCAGGATCAGCTGTCCGCCACACAGAAGAAGCTGGACCTCTCTTGAGCCGGTGAGGGTGGCTGGGAAGGGTCATGTCCTCTGGCTGTTTATTGCTAGCGAGCCCGACCGACCTCTGGCTTGCTGTGCTTTTCTCCCGTTGGTAGAGGCTTTGGTAGTGGCCCGGCCtgcagcaggtgaagcttttcagtGGCAGGGAGCTATAAAACCAACAGTCCATCATTAGAGGAAATATCATCAAACAGCATGAAAGCATAAATCGGGCGGGATACAGGCCTCAGAATCCATGCAGTGTGTTAAAAGATTATGCCCAGTAACCAATTTTATATAAATGATAGCCAATATTAGTGCAATCATTTTATACAAAATCTGAAATGTTTGGATTATAAATATTGGATTGACAGATTGatgatgtttttctttttataattGCACAAATGTACTGAATTGCTGGGTTCATTAATGCTAGTATCTTTATGGATGTGAAAAAGAGGATAAACTGAGCACATTTATGAGTTTTTATAGAACCAAAGCTTCTACATGGGCTTCCCGTTTAATAAGAGCAAGATTTGCATCCAGTAGTCTTTACGGTGCTAATGGAtgggaatcttgctcttctgctatagatcaacatggctaccccctcCCAAACAATCATGTAATAAGAATTTTGAGAGAGGCAATGTTTCTagtgattcttttaaaaaaaatttaaagagcattgttgttttttaatatatGACCTGCAATGCTTACTATTAAACAACATTTCCCTCTCAAAGACCCATCCACTTCCCTAGCCCTGaaatgagggggagggagaaggagaggtaaaaaagtgaaagaaaaaattaagaaataaaaccaAGTAAAAGAAGGGAGGAAGTAAAATAAGATAAAGTAAGTTACAAATTAATTTCTATAAAGCtctaagatgcagaggagttagcagtgttcgtctgtggtagcaaaaaagCTCTAAAAGTTTGCTGTCATACCATTATATCTCACTCTTGCAACTTAATGTATTAAACACTATTTTTACTTCACTGCTAAATCCTGTGATTCTTTTAATAAAAtggcaagatttgggttcagtggcaccttagagaccaacagaatAAAGATGACAAtcttaataaaaataacaatctTAGTAAAATAACACTATGGATTTACATCCTTTGTCATTGAGATATACCCCTGAGCCACAGGGCTGTCCAACAGGACTTCTCAGGCTGCACAAGGGCAGAGATGAGCCAGAGATGGGTGTTTCAAAGGTGGCCTCCACACCTCAGTACAAGGAGTTGCTGCTATGGAGAGGAAATGCTGGATGTGCTGTGTATGACTGGACTCGCAGACCCTAAAAATGGGCTGGCAGATCTAAGCCTGCCTCTTCTCCTTCCTGGTTCCTCTATCCTTTCTAAACTTCTTTAGGAGACAATTAACTTCTTTAGGAGacagtttatttttattcatcAGATCTGTGTTCAATAGGTTGAGGTGGATAACTCTTTGAAACTATTATTTTTATGGACAAACTATGGTCGTTTTCACTTATCTTTACCCTCGTGCacaatcgcgcaaaactcacggaataaGGGTGTcgtcatggcacgatttctgacatcattgtgccatgaaacagtgatgggggggggcggtgatgtccgaaattgtgccatgaagatgcccttgtTCTGTGAATTTGCCCTAGCGATTTTGTGCTagggtaaagacgtgtgaaaatgacctATATTTGTTTTATTGCTATCCTGTTCTGTCTTATGGCCCTGAACTGCTTATGTGACTATTTAAAAAGAAACGATTAGAAACACAAAAGATACtgaattgttatttttttaaaaacctcctatgtattttttaaaaaagtattccaTGGGCCTTCTGAGAGCATGTGTTTAATGGGGGACGACGTGCAGGTTTCAAGCAGCTGTTCACACTTGAGCTTGGTCCAGGTCAGGTGTAGGCAATCTCTTGGGTCAGATAGCATGTCAACTTAATCAGGCACAGTAGGAGCAAGCTCAGCCACAGCTATGCTGCCAGTGTATCAGGAGTTTGCCTTGGTTAGAGAACTGGCACTCGATGTTGAGCACAATGTGCTGGGGTTATCTATCTCTGGTCCTGATTATTCTTCCTCTTGCTCCTGCAGCCATAAAACTGACATTACAGTAGACCTTGCTCTGTGATGGAGGGAGAAATGTATGCTAAAGTAAAATATTTTTGCCTTGACTCCCCCCTTGCTGGCTTTCTTGCTTAaacttttcagattttgaggaaaacTACAAATAAGTATGTGCAGCTgatttgtttatttgctttttcTTTCAGACAAAAAATGGAAGTTGTGAGAAGCACTTGGATGAAGTTCTGTTGCATTTTGAACTCTATGAATTGACTTAAATTCTCTTTATACACACACTCTTGTTCTGAAAAGAGGCATTGATGAAATTCTGTTTGCTCTATCATTCTGATAAACGGATGGAAGGAAAGTACTAAAATAGCTCCCTGATTTGATTGTGTAAACTTGTCAAGTGCCAAGCTTTGGTGGATTATTTTCTGGTGTGATACTTGAAGACCTTTGATGACTAAATCAAGGTTCTGAATGTGACTGAATAAAACTATTTTAAGAAGTTAGTTTGACTAAATTGTTGTGCTAACTTATCTACTTGGGTTGCAAGTCTGAAGACAGTCCCATTTTATTTGCAAGAACCAATGTGCATACAAATACAGTATTTTGGTCAGCACTAGGTCTTTTTTCTTCACTGTCTTTAGAGTTTTCCATAATTGTGAGAAACATATAGTTAAGTGGAGTAGAGTAGCTAGGCTATTTCCATTTGGGTTATTTTCCTTGCATTCAGTGCTATtggaaagcagatttttttcctgcttccccacagcatcatggaATATTCATGCACCTCCTGGGGCTTCTGTAGCTTTGCTCTGATCTTTCGCAACCCTGTTTTTCTGCaaaattttgggaaagatcacagtaagacctggatggctgccatgagggTGGATAAGATCAGGTTTCCCTGGACTCATAGCAGATATTTCCCTTGCCCCTGACTCCATGGCGGCCATTTCCTCAGTCCTCCCACCACTAGCCTGGTGGGATTTAAATTAGCAATGGAATATCACAGCAATATAGTGTTATAACAATCTGGGCATCAGGTTGTCAGTTCCcagcttttattgtttttaagcaAGCCTCTAGCACCTTTCATtgaagagatataaggggaaaagtCATAtttctgcaatgaaaggggctagagactttagGGAATTTAGACcacctgatacacagattgttatGATGTTACATCACTATAATAGGATCCAactggcaatttaaaaaaaagactgaaaaacCCTCTAGTCCTGGGGAAATGGTgatggctgctgccaggggactAGGGCAGGGAAACTGAGGAAACTGCcacgtggaagccccattgctgctgtacTGCATCAAGCTGTAGCAGCAAaggggaaaccacacaagcctgtctCCATCCAGAATCCAGCCTACAAAGGTAACCTGGATTGGAGAGTTCTGGATCAAAATCTTTCATCAGCCTTGAAGGATACCTTGACCATCAGACAAGGGATTGTGTCCCATTCTAATAAACAAAAGGGGGATGCTTTTTTCTTTCCAGGCTGGCCGTTGGTTATATTAAACTGAAAAATGTTTAGATGAGGCAGTTCATTTGCCTCCCTCCTTTCCACAAAGCCAGTGAGGCTTAGGAGCTAGAATGTCCAGTTATGATCTGGGAGATCCCATTTCCAGTACCAGCTCTGCCGTGAAAGCTTGTGACCTTGGACCAGACACATTAGCCTCCGTCTATAAACCTAACCTATTTCCCAGGGTTGTTGAGGAGTTGTTAGCCATTTTGGGTTCCTATtgaggagaaaggaggaggggttataaatggtaaataaataaagctcaaAGCATAAATCTATCAAACCATAATGATGTTTGTCAGTTATAGATAATACTCCCTTAACAGGGAATGTCTGTAGCACTAATTTAGGTTACTTTGATGCTAATTGAGCTGTACTAGTTTCCCATATAAAATATCGGGATATTAACAGTGGGATGAGGATGCTGAGAGTTGTTAGCGATGTTTCGCTTCTCCGCtacagaactacaattcccaggattcccGCGGAAGCCTCTAGCAATACAAAAAGTTAGCCTGTACTACCGATTTGCCAACATCTGATCGCTGTTTCCCCGCCAGATTCTTCTTGAGGCGGTAGGGATTTGTAGTTTCCCCACTTTGTATCTTTGAATCTTGCAAGTTCTGCTGCATCTTGGGATATGAATTAACGTCCGCTCCGTTCAGTCGTCATAGTAACAAGACTGCGCTGCGTAATGTCTCACGGCGCTGTAAATGACGCTATTTTTCGGCGTCGGGGCATTTTGTCTCCGTGGCGACCGGCGGTGCCAGCGTTCTTCTGAGCAAGGCGCAACACGCCTCACACCGCCCCGAGAAAATGACTGGGCGTCGGGGCCGGACAGGCCCGTTGCAGAGCGCCCTGCGTCGGAGCCGGGAGTTGCG is a genomic window of Eublepharis macularius isolate TG4126 chromosome 1, MPM_Emac_v1.0, whole genome shotgun sequence containing:
- the MTLN gene encoding mitoregulin, with the protein product MALGSETLSERSVQLAVFLAFASGVLVGWQANRVRRRYLDWRKRRLQDQLSATQKKLDLS